From Podospora bellae-mahoneyi strain CBS 112042 chromosome 3, whole genome shotgun sequence, the proteins below share one genomic window:
- a CDS encoding hypothetical protein (EggNog:ENOG503NW0E; COG:D) produces MADSPRDSSPEGLVSSNSNSKYPNFEVDYVISYSLPPPSPPSQQLAEAEASFSQLIHLLSKTGFAVEVRPGRPPTTPTSPSSLLIFLRIASHSLLEKQIYRYRVQDWLYGVRTAAPGPPNSLSEQEPITDAERLRLAYLLITKPVNEGGAGITPGVGQWRFVKSVFPLHDRKFNKEWIKDWSTKYILDDEDLLKIRNQFGEKVAFYFAFLQSYFRFLLFPALFGSAAWLVLGGFSWVYAVVNCLWGVIFFEHWKVKEVDLAVQWGVRGVGKIQLPRPQFKFEREGVDAVTGEIVKVYSPYKRLARQALQVPFAGACVVVLGGLILGCFSIEIFITEVYMGPFKQYLTFLPTVLLTIFMPTFTTLLTKLAERLTELENYETVDAHQASFVQKIFVLNFITSYLGIFLTAFVYVPFGKILVPYLDVFQLTAQKFTVEGKPLPTKEWVINPDRLRKQVIYFTVTAQIVNFATEVIVPYAKRRIFKTVEKVQMEVKGEKGAGVEWPRDADEEHRFLKRVREEAELEQYDVTIDYREMVIQFGYLSLFSVVWPLTGCSFLVNNWIEARSDAMKIAANSQRPIPWRADSIGPWLNALGFLSWLGSITSAALVYLFNKSGGGQLGVGSVWDIPGWALLLAILFSEHVYLGVQFVVRGVIRRLDSPGLQKERAERFAMRKELLERMVEEEVVSAQAEKGVGVRDGEKITREVLEEEARQHSGLGPEKVFWLRQRGAGESVEVGRGLIQLVSLANNNTAKRE; encoded by the exons aTGGCGGACTCCCCCCGCGATAGCAGTCCAGAAGGACTTGTTtcaagcaacagcaacagcaaatACCCCAACTTTGA AGTCGACTACGTAATCTCCtactccctcccacccccctcccccccttcccaacaactagccgaagccgaagcctCCTTCAGCcaactcatccacctcctctccaaaaccggCTTCGCAGTCGAGGTCCGCCCCGGCcgtccacccaccaccccgacctccccctcgtccctgctcatcttcctccgcatcgcctcccactccctcctcgaaAAGCAAATCTACCGCTACCGCGTCCAGGACTGGCTCTACGGCGTCCGCACCGCCGCCCCGGGACCACCAAACAGCCTCTCGGAGCAGGAGCCCATCACCGACGCTGAACGTCTCCGGCTGGCGTACTTGTTGATCACGAAACCGGTCAacgaaggaggagcaggcaTCACACCCGGGGTGGGCCAATGGCGCTTTGTAAAAAGCGTTTTTCCCCTTCACGACAGAAAGTTCAACAAGGAGTGGATCAAGGACTGGTCGACAAAGTATATCCTTGACGATGAAGATCTGTTGAAGATTAGGAACCAGTTTGGTGAAAAGGTTGCGTTTTACTTTGCGTTCCTGCAGTCGTACTTTCGGTTTTTGCTATTTCCTGCTCTGTTCGGGTCGGCGGCGTGGTTGGTGCTGGGTGGGTTTAGCTGGGTTTATGCCGTGGTTAATTGTCTCTGGGGTGTGATCTTCTTTGAGCATtggaaggtgaaggaggttgatCTGGCGGTTCagtggggggtgaggggggtgggcaAGATTCAGCTGCCGAGGCCGCAGTTCAagtttgagagggagggggttgatgcgGTGACGGGGGAGATTGTAAAGGTTTATAGCCCGTACAAGAGGCTGGCGAGGCAGGCGTTGCAGGTGCCGTTTGCGGGGGCTTgcgtggtggtgctgggggggttgattctGGGGTGTTTTAGCATTGAGATTTTCATTACCGAGGTTTACATGGGGCCTTTTAAGCAGTATTTG ACTTTTTTGCCCACGGTGCTGCTTACGATTTTTATGCCCACCTTCACGACACTGCTCACGAAGCTGGCGGAAAGGTTGACGGAGCTGGAAAACTATGAGACGGTCGATGCGCATCAGGCTTCGTTTGTGCAAAAGATTTTTGTGCTCAACTTTATCACCTCGTATCTCGGCATTTTCCTCACGGCTTTTGTTTATGTACCCTTTGGCAAGATCTTGGTTCCCTATCTGGATGTATTTCAGTTAACGGCTCAGAAATTTACTGTGGAGGGGAAGCCGTTGCCGACGAAGGAATGGGTTATCAATCCTGACCGGCTGAGAAAGCAGGTGATTTACTTTACCGTGACGGCTCAGATTGTTAACTTTGCCACCGAGGTTATCGTCCCTTatgcgaagaggaggatttTCAAGACGGTGGAGAAGGTTCAGATGGAGGtcaagggggagaagggggcgggTGTGGAGTGGCCGAGAGATGCGGACGAGGAGCACAGGTTcttgaagagggtgagggaggaggctgagctgGAGCAGTATGATGTTACGATTGACTacagggagatggtgattcAGTTTGGGTATTTGTCCCTTTTCAGTGTTGTCTGGCCGCTGACTGGTTGTTCGTTCTTGGTCAACAACTGGATTGAAGCGAGATCAGATGCGATGAAGATTGCCGCGAATAGTCAGAGGCCGATTCCATGGAGGGCGGATAGTATTGGGCCTTGGTTGAATGCGCTTGGGTTTTTGTCTTGGCTTGGTTCCATCACGTCGGCCGCGCTGGTGTATCTGTTCAATAAATCTGGGGGAGGTcagcttggtgttgggtcGGTGTGGGATATCCCCGGCTGGGCGCTGCTGTTGGCTATTCTTTTCAGTGAGCATGTTTACTTGGGCGTGCAGTTTGTTGTTAGGGGGGTGATCAGGAGGTTGGACAGCCCCGGCTtgcagaaggagagggcggagaggtttGCTATGAGGAAGGAGTTGCttgagaggatggtggaagaggaggtggttaGTGCgcaggctgagaagggggtgggtgtgagggatggggagaagattaccagggaggtgttggaggaggaggcgagacAACATAGTGGGTTGGGGCCGGAGAAGGTTTTTTGGTTGAGGCAGCGGGGCGCGGGGGAGAgtgtggaggtggggagggggttgattcAGTTG GTTTCGCTTGCGAATAACAACACTGCGAAGAGGGAGtag
- a CDS encoding hypothetical protein (EggNog:ENOG503P5H4; COG:K) codes for MIPAGVPPPPEQVAVMSGPTAVIAPTAGMMDNGETADGRKKRELSQSKRAAQNRAAQRAFRQRKEGYIKKLEQQVAEFNQMEESVKAMQAENFQLREYIIHLQSRLLESQGNFPPPPENISLAHPSSVQGRAPEGGAAGAVQPPPGAAQGQQQPVPAPNPLEVAAQAVAGLSRTSEQVHRGGQQVNDPYAGLRAVAAMRGEGEDVSTTEEITRQLQGEGGQEGNLPGAAM; via the exons ATGATCCCCGCCGGTGTGCCCCCTCCACCTGAACAAGTAGCCGTCATGTCTGGTCCTACTGCCGTCATTGCTCCAACAGCCGGCATGATGGACAATGGAGAGACGGCCGACGGAAGAAAAAAGCGTGAGCTTTCCCAGTCTAAACGCGCCGCCCAAAACAGAGCCGCACAG CGAGCATTCcgccaaagaaaagaaggctACATCAAGAAGCTTGAGCAGCAGGTTGCAGAATTCAACCAGATGGAGGAGAGCGTCAAAGCGATGCAGGCCGAGAATTTTCAGCTGAGGGAGTACATCATCCACCTACAGTCGCGGTTGCTAGAGAGTCAAGGGAAtttcccgccgccgccggagAATATCAGTCTTGCTCATCCTAGCAGTGTTCAGGGGAGAGCTCctgagggtggtgctgcggGTGCGGTTCAACCGCCGCCGGGGGCTGCTCAaggtcagcagcagccagtgCCGGCGCCGAATCCCCTGGAGGTTGCCGCGCAGGCCGTTGCGGGGTTGAGTAGGACTAGTGAGCAGGTCCATAGAGGGGGGCAGCAAGTGAATGATCCTTACGCCGGGTTGAGGGCTgtggcggcgatgaggggggagggggaagatgtTAGCACTACGGAGGAGATTACGAGGCAGTtgcaaggggagggggggcaggagGGGAACCTGCCTGGGGCTGCTATGTAG